The following coding sequences are from one Streptomyces sp. NBC_00536 window:
- a CDS encoding amidase family protein, whose protein sequence is MAAGSLTSSELTRAYLERIKRVDPTIHAVLRTDPTALSRAAASDVRHRDGTSLGPLDGIPVLIKDNVETKGQSSTAGSLALAGSPPASDAALVTRLLRAGAVILGKTNLSEWANFRAQKPTSGWSAVGGQTRNPYVLDRNPCGSSAGSAAALAASLAQVAIGTETDGSIVCPAGMNGVVGLKPTLGLVSAQGVVPISAEQDTAGPMARNVVDVALTLAAMSGPAPREDGSAAVLAGGPADQEAGRLSGLVSGGDLRGKRIGLWRLPVLGEAVDALMTRTARRLRDAGAQVVEVTPPYQERLAALEFPALLSEFHRDIDAYLATRNGPHDLAQLIAFNRGNPAEQSCFPGQELFEQALSAPPTTDAGYLAGRAELRDLSRRSIDETMAAHHLDAIAAPANPPAWTTDCARGDNDVIPSSTPAAVAGYPSLSVPAGSVGELPVGVLLMAGAHQDAALLSLGAAVERRLQAWRAPRYLPTTGPGAAGR, encoded by the coding sequence ATGGCGGCCGGGTCGCTGACATCGTCGGAGCTGACCCGTGCCTACCTGGAGCGGATCAAGAGGGTGGATCCCACGATCCACGCCGTGCTCCGTACCGATCCGACCGCCCTCTCCCGGGCCGCCGCCAGCGACGTACGGCACCGCGACGGCACGTCCCTCGGTCCGCTCGACGGCATTCCCGTACTGATCAAGGACAACGTCGAGACCAAGGGACAGTCGTCGACGGCGGGCTCACTCGCCCTCGCGGGGAGTCCTCCGGCCTCGGACGCCGCTCTCGTGACCCGCCTGCTGCGGGCGGGCGCCGTGATCCTGGGCAAGACCAACCTGTCCGAATGGGCCAACTTCCGTGCGCAGAAACCCACCTCGGGATGGTCGGCGGTCGGCGGGCAGACCCGCAACCCCTACGTGCTCGACCGCAACCCCTGCGGCTCGTCCGCGGGGTCGGCGGCCGCGCTCGCCGCGTCACTGGCGCAGGTGGCGATCGGTACGGAGACCGACGGCTCGATCGTCTGCCCGGCGGGCATGAACGGCGTGGTCGGACTCAAACCGACCCTCGGCCTGGTCAGCGCCCAGGGGGTGGTGCCCATTTCGGCCGAACAGGACACGGCCGGTCCCATGGCGCGCAACGTCGTCGACGTCGCCCTCACCCTGGCGGCGATGTCCGGACCCGCGCCGCGCGAGGACGGCAGCGCCGCAGTCCTGGCAGGTGGCCCCGCAGACCAGGAGGCCGGGCGGCTGAGCGGGCTGGTGAGCGGTGGCGATCTGCGGGGCAAGCGGATCGGCCTGTGGCGGCTGCCCGTGCTGGGCGAGGCGGTGGACGCGCTCATGACCCGCACGGCCCGGCGACTGCGGGACGCGGGCGCCCAGGTCGTCGAGGTGACCCCGCCCTACCAGGAACGGCTCGCGGCCCTGGAGTTCCCGGCGCTGCTCAGCGAGTTCCACCGCGACATCGACGCCTACCTCGCCACTCGCAACGGGCCGCACGACCTCGCCCAGCTCATCGCGTTCAACCGCGGCAACCCGGCGGAACAGAGCTGTTTCCCTGGCCAGGAACTCTTCGAGCAGGCCCTCTCCGCCCCGCCGACCACCGACGCCGGATACCTCGCCGGGCGGGCGGAGCTGCGTGACCTGTCGCGGCGTTCGATCGACGAGACGATGGCCGCGCACCACCTGGACGCGATCGCCGCACCGGCCAACCCGCCCGCCTGGACGACCGATTGCGCTCGCGGTGACAACGACGTGATCCCCTCGTCCACACCGGCGGCCGTCGCGGGCTACCCCTCGCTCAGCGTCCCCGCCGGATCCGTGGGCGAACTCCCCGTCGGCGTCCTCCTGATGGCCGGCGCCCACCAGGACGCGGCGCTCCTCTCCTTGGGGGCGGCGGTCGAGCGCCGGCTCCAGGCCTGGCGGGCGCCGCGCTACCTGCCGACGACCGGCCCCGGCGCCGCCGGGCGCTGA
- a CDS encoding type I polyketide synthase produces MGTDADIVRPLPVLLREHARSMGEKVAFEDRRTRLTYRDLERRTGRLAGHLVGLGLARGERAAILLGNRVEAVESLLAITRASAVAVPLDPASPAPELAHLLDDSGARVIITDRARLPRLLPLLTARPGLTVLVADPMDDEAVAPEHGHPSTTAQSPGRARPRAGRSPFQVPLRAGATDRVELRYEDLLGTDPATPAPDDLGLDEVAWLLYTSGSSGAPKGVLLTQRNRLAPVAAGLVGVLDMSPRDRLLWPLPLHHAMSHVVCVVGVTATGASAMIQPRFAVAPVLAELRRTDAPYTLLGGVPTTYSALLDEVRGSAVPGTRALGTRALGTRALRGCVSGGASAGPAFRRSFEEICGVPYLEHYGSTEAGPVTMAAPGDPVSAESCGRILPGTRVRVGGEADGQRVGEGELWVCGPGVMAGYHGRPDATAEVLRDGWFRTGDLARVDADGELVITGRAGDLIIRGGANVHPSEVEAVLRRLPGIADAAVAGRAHPVFGEVPVGYLVRERGRRPGDRFDRAAILAACRRELSAFKVPAELYEVEEVPRTASGKVRRNALADVPARLLEGAPAERPPAAAAAERPTTPIRGSATDATDLPDVTDATDVLALVVRAAADVLGCAPEAVEPATALRDLGMDSLTATVLRERLSAATGLRLSEAVAFDFPTAAALAAHLGALDAAERAATAPAPRPRPGPGPGRPGDAGADEGDDPVVIVGMACRYPGGVSTPEELWRLVADGTDAIGPFPADRGWDTDGLYDPDPGRPGHTYVREGGFLAGAGHFDPGFFGISPREALAMDPQHRLLLEVAWEAVERAGMDPKTLRGSATGVYAGLMYSDYAGRFAVTPAQVEGYLGIGNAGSVASGRIAYTLGLEGPAITVDTACSSSLVALHLAARALGRGECDLALVGGVTVMSTPASFVEFSRQRALSPDGRCKAFGAAADGTGWGEGVGMLLLSRLSEARGRGLSALAVVRGSAVNQDGASNGLTAPHGPAQQRVIRQALADAGLTPADVDAVEAHGTGTRLGDVIEAEAFLAVYGREPRQRPLWLGSVKSNIGHTQAAAGVAGVIKTVQAMAHGVLPRTLHAEEPNPAVDWPSGRVALLTTAVPWPAADRPRRAGVSSFGISGTNAHVVLEEAPPEDRPRNEPPAPAAPPAPAAPPGPSRAPLPFVLSARNVPGLRDQAGRLLDHLEASPDAAPADVAYSLVTTRSSFEHRAVVVARDRAELLTSLRALAEGKNRPGVHTGATRTQGSLAFLFTGQGSQRLGMGRELYGRRSLHPAFARSFDECCALFDPLLPTPLRDVVFAADGTTSRRGGDALLRTTRFAQPALFALETALFRLLESWGVRPDLVAGHSIGEVAAAHAAGVLSLADACTLVAARGRLMDALPGGAMAAVAAGEDEVAAHLAQVAGVVEIAAVNGPASVVVSGDEGAVGETVARFRALGRSTTPLRVSHAFHSAHMAPMLAEFAEVVGRLSFEAPELPMVSAVSGHAATDEDLRTPEFWVNHVRRPVRFADSLAHLRERGASRFVEIGPDGVLTALARTCLTAPQPDPQPDPQPTPQTPRTPAPLVLPTLRGNRPEAGALLDTVAALHADGVPVDWRAVFTGRDARRTALPTYAFQRRRFWLDADPPHRPAPEQGVPDRSFLRSLTATADDDGLLLEGLLSLREHPWLADHVVAGTVLVPGAAFVEMALYAGAQAGTPVVEELTLTAPLPLPAAGSLELQVKVAGADGTGGRAVTVHARHRGPTAGTAGTGPWRRHATGTLVPQGEPDRGRLATPAGDRPWPPSGAVPIDLDGPPGTPPAAGAYARLSRSGLRYGPAFQGLRAAWRLGAEVYAEVTLPETADVTASGAAAAATEFALHPALLDAALHTVALAALLPATDRAPGEDETPPRHEARAESVALPFSFTGVRLHAAGARRLRVRLMSPTAPGPARPGGAADAPPGHVVPGADGRIGLELTDETGAPVATIHRLDLRPSAPSPTDPAVGEPPAASLFRTSWAPGPPASADAPVPKWGLLTGAGPRHALALAGSGVPVYPDLAAAVGDAPAIVVAPCPAPGVATDGDGDGDGDHSPAGQVHRTARWALALARAWLVEPRLADSRLVLVTTGAVDTGTAEPDTGAETGTGTRAVRGSATGDPGLAQAAVWGLIRSAQRENPGRFTLIDLDDDPRSAAALPALLSGAQPETVVRQGVPHLPQLVRLPGTAAEAEPGRRLDPRGTVLVTGASGSLGMMTVRHLVAAHGVRHLLLAARRGSAAPGMAELCAELSARGARVTVRACDVADRRALAALLDDVPAAHPLTGVVHTAGVLDDGIVVAYDGERLDRVLRPKVDAALALHELTADRDLALFVLFSSVAGAFGSAGQAGYAAANCVLDALARHRRGLALSGTSIAWGPWRQSGGMMAHLTERDLSRMARAGFAPLAPQEGLALFDQAVRGADPAPVAARLDPARVAAARPGTPDAPRTPPTPPTGTAVENGQAVRPAAPRPTPLPALIRRLADAPPPQRADLLLGEVQALAAEVLGHTEDDGAIDPDDLLADWGLDSLAAVELRNRLATATGTALPATLLFDFPSPRAVATHLAQRYAPPPPEQTRTTDPHAATATAAGGPAPEEQLPDSLSGLFRAACARGRTMDAMGLLTITARLRPAFDRAEALTAAPPAVPLAFGGTGPQLLCFPALSALSGPQEYARLARGLHGLQPVTALPHPGFQRPERLPATLDAFVTAQAAAVRAAADGEPFALLGRSAGGWAAQAVAERLATEGAAPAAVIVLDTYPAARADADEALSQMTSDMLGRAARFASADPDRLTAMAAYFALFSDWRPARPAAPTLFVRAGEPLPGTAPAPAWPLPHSEVTVPGDHFTLLESHARSTAHTVHQWLAALPQARSDFSNPSPPVGR; encoded by the coding sequence GTGGGCACGGACGCGGACATCGTCAGGCCGCTCCCGGTGCTGCTGCGCGAGCACGCCCGGAGCATGGGGGAGAAGGTCGCCTTCGAGGACCGCCGTACCCGGCTGACCTACCGTGATCTGGAGCGGAGGACCGGGCGCCTGGCGGGTCATCTGGTCGGTCTCGGCCTGGCGCGCGGAGAGCGGGCGGCGATCCTGCTCGGCAACCGGGTCGAGGCGGTCGAGAGCCTGCTGGCCATCACCCGGGCGAGCGCGGTCGCCGTGCCGCTGGACCCCGCCAGCCCCGCGCCGGAGCTGGCCCACCTGCTGGACGACAGCGGAGCCCGCGTGATCATCACCGATCGCGCCCGGCTTCCCCGGCTGCTTCCGCTGCTGACGGCGCGCCCCGGTCTGACCGTGCTGGTCGCCGATCCCATGGACGACGAGGCCGTCGCCCCGGAGCACGGCCACCCGAGCACGACCGCGCAGTCGCCCGGCCGGGCCCGCCCGCGAGCGGGCCGCTCGCCCTTCCAGGTCCCCCTGCGAGCGGGAGCCACGGATCGCGTCGAGCTGCGGTACGAAGACCTGTTGGGCACCGATCCGGCGACCCCGGCGCCGGACGACCTCGGGCTGGACGAGGTGGCCTGGCTGCTCTACACCTCCGGCTCCTCCGGGGCCCCCAAGGGCGTCCTGCTGACCCAGCGCAACCGGCTCGCCCCGGTGGCCGCCGGACTCGTCGGCGTCCTGGACATGTCCCCGCGGGACCGGCTGCTGTGGCCACTGCCGCTGCACCACGCCATGAGCCACGTGGTCTGCGTGGTGGGAGTGACCGCGACCGGCGCGAGCGCCATGATCCAGCCCCGGTTCGCAGTCGCGCCGGTACTCGCCGAACTGCGCCGTACGGACGCCCCGTACACCCTCCTCGGCGGGGTGCCGACCACGTACTCCGCCCTGCTCGACGAGGTGCGGGGCAGCGCCGTCCCGGGCACGCGCGCCCTGGGCACGCGCGCCCTGGGCACGCGTGCCCTGCGCGGGTGCGTCAGCGGCGGTGCCTCGGCGGGGCCCGCGTTCCGCCGCTCGTTCGAGGAGATCTGCGGCGTCCCTTACCTGGAGCACTACGGCAGTACGGAGGCGGGCCCGGTCACCATGGCGGCGCCGGGCGACCCGGTGTCGGCCGAGTCGTGCGGCCGGATCCTGCCCGGAACCCGGGTCCGGGTCGGTGGCGAGGCGGACGGACAGCGCGTCGGCGAGGGCGAGTTGTGGGTGTGCGGGCCCGGGGTGATGGCCGGCTACCACGGCCGGCCGGACGCCACCGCCGAGGTGCTGCGCGACGGCTGGTTCCGGACCGGAGACCTCGCCCGGGTCGATGCCGACGGGGAACTCGTGATCACCGGCCGGGCCGGTGACCTGATCATCCGGGGCGGGGCGAACGTCCACCCCTCGGAGGTGGAGGCGGTCCTGCGGCGGCTGCCCGGGATCGCGGATGCCGCCGTGGCCGGTCGCGCGCACCCCGTCTTCGGCGAAGTGCCGGTCGGCTACCTGGTCCGCGAGCGGGGCCGGCGGCCCGGCGACCGGTTCGATCGCGCCGCCATCCTGGCCGCGTGCCGCCGTGAGCTGTCCGCCTTCAAGGTCCCCGCCGAGCTGTACGAGGTGGAGGAGGTCCCCCGTACCGCTTCCGGGAAGGTACGCAGGAACGCGCTCGCCGACGTGCCCGCGCGGCTACTGGAAGGGGCACCGGCCGAACGACCGCCTGCGGCTGCGGCCGCGGAGCGTCCGACGACTCCGATCCGGGGCTCGGCGACGGACGCGACGGATCTGCCCGACGTGACGGACGCGACGGACGTACTGGCCCTGGTGGTGCGCGCGGCGGCCGACGTCCTGGGCTGTGCGCCCGAGGCGGTGGAGCCGGCGACGGCGCTGCGGGACCTGGGCATGGACTCGTTGACGGCGACGGTGCTGAGGGAGCGACTGTCCGCGGCCACCGGGCTCCGGCTCTCCGAGGCCGTCGCCTTCGACTTCCCGACGGCCGCCGCACTGGCCGCCCACCTCGGAGCGCTCGACGCCGCCGAGCGGGCCGCCACCGCACCGGCGCCGCGCCCGCGTCCGGGCCCGGGCCCGGGACGCCCCGGTGACGCCGGCGCCGACGAGGGCGACGATCCGGTGGTCATCGTGGGCATGGCCTGCCGCTACCCCGGTGGGGTGAGCACCCCCGAGGAGCTGTGGCGGTTGGTGGCCGACGGTACGGACGCCATCGGCCCGTTCCCCGCCGACCGCGGCTGGGACACCGACGGGCTCTACGATCCCGATCCCGGCCGCCCCGGGCACACGTACGTGCGCGAGGGCGGTTTCCTCGCGGGCGCCGGCCACTTCGACCCCGGATTCTTCGGCATCTCGCCCCGCGAGGCGCTGGCGATGGACCCGCAGCACCGGCTCCTGCTGGAAGTGGCCTGGGAGGCCGTCGAACGTGCCGGGATGGACCCCAAGACCCTGCGCGGATCGGCGACCGGGGTGTACGCCGGGCTGATGTACAGCGACTACGCGGGCCGTTTCGCGGTGACGCCCGCGCAGGTGGAGGGCTACCTGGGCATCGGCAACGCCGGCAGCGTCGCCTCCGGCCGCATCGCGTACACCCTCGGCCTGGAAGGGCCGGCCATCACCGTGGACACCGCCTGCTCCTCGTCCTTGGTCGCCCTGCACCTGGCGGCCCGGGCACTGGGCCGTGGCGAATGCGACCTCGCTCTGGTCGGCGGGGTGACGGTCATGTCCACACCCGCGTCGTTCGTGGAGTTCAGCCGACAGCGGGCGCTGTCCCCGGACGGCCGCTGCAAGGCCTTCGGGGCGGCCGCCGACGGTACGGGCTGGGGCGAGGGCGTCGGGATGCTGCTGCTGAGCCGCCTGTCTGAGGCACGCGGTAGGGGCCTCAGCGCCCTGGCCGTGGTGCGCGGTTCGGCGGTGAACCAGGACGGTGCGAGCAACGGGCTGACCGCTCCGCACGGCCCGGCCCAGCAACGCGTGATCCGCCAGGCCCTCGCCGACGCCGGGCTGACACCCGCGGACGTCGACGCGGTCGAGGCGCACGGCACCGGCACCCGGCTGGGAGACGTCATCGAGGCGGAGGCGTTCCTGGCCGTCTATGGACGGGAGCCGCGGCAACGCCCGCTCTGGCTGGGATCGGTGAAGTCGAACATCGGCCACACCCAGGCCGCCGCCGGGGTGGCCGGCGTGATCAAGACCGTGCAGGCGATGGCGCACGGCGTACTGCCGCGGACCCTGCACGCCGAGGAGCCGAACCCCGCCGTGGACTGGCCGTCGGGGCGGGTGGCCCTGCTGACCACGGCCGTGCCGTGGCCCGCGGCGGACCGCCCGCGCCGGGCGGGCGTCTCCTCCTTCGGCATCAGCGGGACCAACGCGCACGTCGTCCTCGAAGAGGCTCCGCCGGAGGACCGTCCGCGGAACGAGCCCCCCGCACCCGCCGCCCCGCCCGCACCCGCCGCCCCGCCCGGACCGTCGCGAGCGCCGCTGCCGTTCGTACTGTCGGCCCGGAACGTGCCGGGGCTGCGCGACCAGGCCGGGCGTCTGCTCGACCACCTGGAAGCCTCCCCGGACGCCGCGCCGGCCGACGTCGCGTACTCCCTCGTCACCACCCGTTCGAGCTTCGAGCACCGGGCCGTGGTGGTGGCCCGGGACCGGGCGGAACTGCTCACCTCGCTACGCGCGCTGGCCGAGGGAAAGAACCGGCCGGGCGTACACACCGGCGCCACCCGCACGCAAGGCTCCCTGGCCTTCCTCTTCACCGGGCAGGGAAGCCAGCGCCTCGGGATGGGTAGGGAGCTGTACGGACGACGGTCGCTGCATCCCGCCTTCGCGCGGTCCTTCGACGAGTGCTGTGCGCTGTTCGACCCGCTGTTGCCGACACCCCTGCGCGATGTGGTGTTCGCCGCCGACGGCACCACGTCCCGCAGGGGTGGCGACGCCCTCCTGCGGACGACCCGGTTCGCGCAACCGGCGCTCTTCGCCCTGGAGACGGCCTTGTTCCGGCTGCTGGAATCCTGGGGCGTGCGCCCCGACCTGGTGGCCGGGCACTCGATCGGAGAGGTGGCCGCGGCACACGCCGCCGGCGTGCTGTCCCTCGCGGACGCCTGCACCCTGGTGGCGGCCCGGGGCCGGCTGATGGACGCGCTGCCGGGCGGCGCGATGGCCGCCGTGGCAGCCGGTGAGGACGAGGTCGCCGCCCATCTGGCCCAGGTGGCGGGGGTAGTGGAGATCGCCGCCGTGAACGGGCCCGCCTCGGTGGTCGTTTCCGGGGACGAGGGCGCGGTGGGCGAGACCGTCGCCCGTTTCCGTGCCCTCGGCCGGTCCACGACGCCGCTGCGCGTGAGCCACGCCTTCCACTCGGCCCACATGGCGCCCATGCTGGCCGAGTTCGCCGAGGTAGTGGGCCGACTGTCCTTCGAAGCCCCCGAACTCCCCATGGTCAGCGCGGTATCGGGTCACGCGGCCACCGACGAGGACCTGCGCACACCGGAGTTCTGGGTGAACCACGTGCGCCGACCGGTCCGGTTCGCCGACTCCCTGGCACACCTCCGCGAGCGCGGGGCGTCCCGGTTCGTGGAGATCGGTCCGGACGGCGTCCTCACCGCCCTGGCACGCACCTGCCTCACCGCACCGCAGCCCGATCCACAACCCGATCCGCAGCCGACCCCGCAAACGCCCCGAACCCCGGCCCCGCTGGTCCTCCCGACACTGCGCGGCAACCGACCGGAAGCGGGCGCACTGCTCGACACCGTGGCCGCGCTCCACGCGGACGGCGTTCCGGTCGACTGGCGAGCCGTCTTCACCGGGCGCGACGCACGACGCACCGCGCTGCCCACGTACGCGTTCCAGCGCCGCCGCTTCTGGCTGGACGCTGATCCGCCGCACCGGCCGGCCCCCGAACAGGGCGTCCCGGACAGGTCGTTCCTCCGCTCCCTGACAGCCACGGCGGACGACGACGGCCTGCTGCTGGAGGGGCTCCTCTCCCTCCGCGAGCACCCCTGGCTGGCCGACCACGTCGTGGCCGGCACCGTACTGGTGCCCGGGGCCGCCTTCGTGGAGATGGCCCTGTACGCGGGCGCGCAGGCCGGCACGCCCGTCGTCGAGGAACTCACCCTGACCGCGCCCCTGCCGCTGCCCGCGGCCGGGAGCCTGGAGCTCCAGGTGAAGGTGGCGGGCGCGGACGGTACGGGCGGGCGGGCCGTCACCGTCCACGCCCGCCACCGCGGCCCCACGGCGGGCACGGCGGGCACGGGCCCCTGGCGCCGACACGCCACGGGGACGCTCGTACCACAAGGGGAACCGGACCGGGGACGGCTCGCCACACCGGCGGGGGACCGTCCCTGGCCCCCGTCGGGCGCGGTCCCGATCGACCTCGACGGCCCCCCGGGGACGCCGCCGGCCGCAGGAGCGTACGCGCGTCTGTCCCGCTCCGGACTCCGCTACGGGCCCGCTTTCCAGGGGCTGCGCGCCGCCTGGAGGCTCGGTGCGGAGGTGTACGCCGAGGTGACCCTGCCCGAGACCGCCGACGTCACCGCGTCGGGCGCGGCCGCGGCCGCGACGGAATTCGCCCTGCATCCCGCACTGCTCGACGCCGCGCTGCACACGGTGGCGCTCGCCGCTCTCCTCCCGGCGACGGACCGGGCACCGGGGGAGGACGAGACGCCTCCCCGGCACGAAGCGCGCGCGGAATCGGTCGCCTTGCCGTTCTCCTTCACCGGGGTGCGCCTGCACGCCGCTGGTGCCCGGCGGCTGCGGGTGCGCCTGATGTCGCCCACGGCACCAGGCCCCGCCCGGCCCGGAGGGGCGGCGGACGCGCCGCCCGGCCACGTGGTCCCCGGGGCAGACGGCCGGATCGGGCTGGAGCTGACCGACGAGACGGGCGCGCCCGTCGCGACGATCCACCGGCTCGACCTGCGGCCCTCGGCCCCGTCGCCCACCGATCCCGCCGTGGGCGAACCGCCCGCCGCGTCGCTCTTCCGCACGAGCTGGGCACCCGGGCCACCGGCGAGCGCGGACGCTCCGGTGCCCAAGTGGGGCCTGCTGACCGGCGCCGGGCCGCGGCACGCCCTGGCGCTCGCGGGCTCCGGCGTCCCGGTGTACCCCGACCTCGCGGCGGCGGTCGGCGACGCACCGGCGATCGTCGTCGCCCCGTGCCCCGCACCCGGCGTCGCCACCGACGGTGACGGTGACGGCGACGGTGACCACAGCCCGGCCGGGCAGGTGCACCGAACGGCCCGATGGGCCCTGGCGCTGGCGCGGGCCTGGCTGGTGGAGCCCCGCCTGGCCGACTCCCGCCTGGTCCTCGTCACCACCGGCGCCGTCGACACGGGCACCGCCGAGCCGGACACCGGCGCCGAGACCGGTACCGGCACCCGTGCCGTTAGGGGCTCCGCCACGGGCGACCCAGGACTCGCCCAGGCCGCGGTGTGGGGACTGATCCGCTCGGCGCAGCGCGAGAACCCGGGCCGTTTCACCCTGATCGACCTGGACGACGACCCCCGCTCCGCGGCCGCGCTGCCCGCACTGCTGTCGGGGGCGCAGCCCGAGACCGTCGTGCGTCAGGGGGTGCCCCACCTCCCGCAACTCGTCCGCCTGCCCGGGACGGCGGCCGAGGCGGAACCCGGACGGCGCCTCGACCCGCGGGGCACCGTCCTGGTCACCGGCGCGAGCGGCTCGCTGGGGATGATGACGGTGCGTCACCTGGTCGCCGCGCACGGCGTCCGCCATCTGCTGCTCGCCGCCCGGCGCGGCTCCGCGGCACCGGGGATGGCCGAGCTGTGCGCCGAACTGTCCGCACGGGGTGCTCGGGTGACGGTGCGGGCGTGCGATGTCGCCGACCGGCGGGCACTCGCCGCCCTGCTCGACGACGTACCGGCGGCGCACCCGCTGACCGGGGTGGTGCACACCGCGGGCGTCCTGGACGACGGCATCGTCGTGGCGTACGACGGTGAACGGCTCGACCGGGTGCTGCGGCCCAAAGTGGACGCCGCCCTCGCGCTGCACGAGTTGACCGCGGACCGCGACCTCGCGCTGTTCGTCCTCTTTTCCTCGGTGGCCGGCGCGTTCGGTTCCGCCGGGCAGGCCGGCTACGCCGCGGCGAACTGCGTCCTGGACGCCCTGGCCCGCCATCGGCGCGGGCTCGCCCTGTCGGGGACCTCGATCGCCTGGGGCCCCTGGCGGCAGAGCGGCGGCATGATGGCGCACCTGACGGAGCGGGACCTGTCGCGGATGGCCCGCGCCGGCTTCGCCCCGCTCGCACCGCAGGAGGGCCTCGCCCTTTTCGACCAGGCCGTTCGCGGCGCCGACCCGGCCCCGGTGGCGGCCCGCCTCGATCCGGCCCGGGTGGCCGCCGCCCGCCCGGGCACGCCCGATGCCCCGCGCACCCCGCCCACCCCACCCACCGGTACGGCCGTCGAGAACGGCCAGGCCGTCCGGCCCGCCGCACCGCGCCCCACACCGCTCCCCGCACTGATCCGACGCCTCGCCGACGCGCCGCCCCCGCAGCGCGCCGACCTGCTGCTCGGCGAGGTCCAGGCCCTGGCGGCCGAGGTGCTCGGCCACACGGAGGACGACGGGGCGATCGACCCGGACGACCTGTTGGCGGACTGGGGGCTCGATTCCCTGGCCGCGGTCGAGCTGCGCAATCGCCTCGCGACCGCGACCGGCACCGCGCTCCCGGCCACGCTGCTGTTCGACTTCCCGAGCCCCCGCGCGGTCGCCACCCACCTGGCGCAGCGGTACGCCCCACCGCCCCCCGAGCAGACCCGGACCACGGATCCGCACGCCGCCACTGCTACCGCGGCGGGCGGTCCGGCGCCCGAGGAGCAGCTCCCGGATTCCCTGAGCGGCCTCTTCCGCGCCGCCTGCGCACGGGGACGGACCATGGACGCGATGGGGTTGCTGACGATCACCGCGCGCCTCCGCCCGGCCTTCGACCGCGCCGAGGCGCTGACGGCCGCGCCGCCGGCCGTTCCGCTCGCCTTCGGCGGAACGGGACCGCAGTTGCTCTGCTTCCCGGCGCTGAGCGCGCTCTCCGGACCGCAGGAGTACGCCCGGCTGGCCCGGGGGCTGCACGGACTGCAACCGGTCACGGCCCTGCCGCATCCCGGTTTCCAGCGGCCGGAGCGGCTGCCGGCCACACTGGACGCCTTCGTCACCGCCCAGGCCGCCGCCGTCCGGGCCGCCGCGGACGGCGAGCCGTTCGCCCTCCTCGGGCGTTCCGCGGGTGGCTGGGCGGCCCAGGCCGTGGCGGAACGCTTGGCGACGGAGGGCGCGGCCCCGGCCGCCGTCATCGTGCTGGACACCTATCCCGCCGCCCGCGCCGACGCCGACGAAGCCCTCTCCCAGATGACGTCCGACATGCTCGGCCGGGCCGCCCGGTTCGCCTCCGCCGACCCCGACCGCCTCACGGCCATGGCCGCGTACTTCGCCCTGTTCTCCGACTGGCGCCCCGCGCGGCCGGCGGCCCCGACCCTCTTCGTCCGTGCCGGGGAACCCCTCCCCGGCACGGCACCGGCCCCCGCATGGCCGCTGCCCCACAGCGAAGTCACCGTTCCGGGCGACCACTTCACGCTCCTGGAGAGCCACGCGCGCTCCACCGCCCACACCGTCCACCAGTGGCTGGCCGCCCTACCCCAGGCCAGGTCAGATTTTTCCAATCCAAGCCCGCCAGTGGGCCGGTAG